Proteins from one Blattabacterium cuenoti genomic window:
- a CDS encoding deoxyhypusine synthase family protein — protein sequence MKEFSITYFIEKYFLHFNALTLSEAAKAYKYHINKNNGKMMIALAGAMSTAELGKILAEMIRKDKVHIISCTGANLEEDILNLIAHSHYKKIPNYRDLTPDNEKNFLKEGYNRVTDTCIPEEQAFKKLQKCIFQVWKKAKKESKRYFPHEYIYQLLLKSILEPYYNINPEDSWVLAAAKKNLPIVVPGWEDSTIGNIFASYCMKNEFETSLVKNGIEYMMYLAKWYKKESMKYKIGFFQIGGGISGDFPICVVPMLSQDIGFSTIPFWSYFCQISDSTTSYGSYSGAIPNEKITWGKLDKDTPKFIIESDATIVAPLIFAYVLNM from the coding sequence ATGAAAGAATTTTCTATTACTTATTTTATTGAAAAATATTTTCTTCATTTTAATGCTTTAACTTTGTCAGAAGCTGCTAAAGCATATAAATATCATATTAATAAAAATAATGGAAAAATGATGATCGCTTTAGCAGGAGCAATGAGTACTGCAGAATTAGGTAAAATATTAGCGGAAATGATTCGAAAAGATAAAGTTCATATTATTTCTTGTACTGGAGCTAATTTAGAAGAAGATATATTAAACTTAATTGCCCATTCTCATTATAAAAAAATACCAAATTATAGAGATTTAACTCCAGATAATGAAAAAAATTTCTTAAAAGAAGGATATAATCGGGTTACAGATACTTGTATTCCAGAAGAACAAGCTTTTAAAAAATTACAAAAATGTATTTTTCAAGTATGGAAAAAAGCAAAAAAAGAATCAAAACGTTATTTTCCTCATGAATATATTTATCAATTATTATTAAAAAGTATTTTAGAACCTTATTATAATATTAATCCAGAAGATAGTTGGGTATTAGCTGCTGCAAAAAAGAATTTACCAATAGTAGTACCAGGTTGGGAAGATAGTACTATAGGAAATATTTTTGCTTCATATTGTATGAAAAATGAATTTGAAACTTCTCTTGTAAAAAACGGAATTGAATATATGATGTATTTAGCTAAATGGTATAAAAAAGAATCTATGAAATATAAAATAGGTTTTTTCCAAATTGGAGGAGGAATATCTGGAGATTTTCCTATTTGTGTAGTTCCTATGTTATCTCAAGATATAGGATTTTCTACTATACCTTTTTGGTCTTATTTTTGTCAAATTTCAGATTCTACTACAAGTTATGGATCTTATTCAGGAGCTATTCCAAATGAAAAAATAACTTGGGGAAAATTAGATAAAGATACTCCAAAATTTATTATAGAATCAGATGCTACTATAGTAGCTCCACTTATTTTTGCTTATGTTTTGAATATGTAA
- the lpdA gene encoding dihydrolipoyl dehydrogenase: MNNNNVYDLVIIGSGPGGYISAIRASQLGLRTAIIEKYKKLGGTCLNVGCIPSKSLLDSSKYFSLAKNHYYSHGIFFEKLFFDFQKMMNRKNEIIKNMNNGIQFLMKKNKIDLYEGIASFKTKNILSISRKERKSLQKKQEIQFKYCIISTGSKPLCLPNLNFKNKIISSTEALSLKEIPHKIIIIGGGIIGLELGSIFNRLGSKIIIIEGQDQIISNMDYSLSQGIKKILEKSSIQIETSLVITNILEEKEENNQKISIYTKNKNDKKIKFTGDYCLLSIGRKPYTKNLELENIGIKKDKRGFILVNRSLQSNVKNIYAIGDVIGGKMLAHKAEEEGLYVVEHIVGQKPNKLNYNLIPSIIYTYPEVASVGYTENQIQKEKIEYNVGTCPMKILGRAHTSGCIEGFLKMISNKKTDEILGVHIIGDNAENIIMEASVAMEFRSSSEDIYRICHPHPTFSESFKEAALLCFENRSLHM, from the coding sequence ATGAACAATAATAATGTATACGATCTTGTTATTATTGGATCTGGACCAGGAGGATATATTTCCGCTATTAGAGCTAGTCAATTAGGTCTTCGTACTGCAATTATAGAAAAATATAAAAAACTAGGTGGAACATGTTTAAATGTAGGATGTATTCCTTCTAAATCACTTTTAGATTCTTCTAAATATTTTTCATTAGCTAAAAACCATTATTATTCACATGGAATTTTTTTTGAAAAATTATTTTTTGATTTTCAAAAAATGATGAATAGAAAAAATGAAATAATCAAAAATATGAATAATGGAATACAATTTTTAATGAAAAAAAATAAAATTGATTTATATGAAGGAATAGCATCATTTAAAACTAAAAATATTCTTTCTATATCTAGAAAAGAAAGAAAATCATTACAAAAAAAACAAGAAATACAATTTAAATATTGTATCATATCAACAGGATCTAAACCTTTATGTTTACCTAATTTAAATTTTAAAAATAAAATTATTTCTTCTACAGAAGCTCTTTCTTTAAAAGAAATACCTCATAAAATTATAATAATTGGAGGAGGTATTATTGGATTAGAATTAGGTTCTATTTTTAATAGATTGGGAAGTAAAATAATTATTATAGAAGGTCAAGATCAAATTATATCAAATATGGATTATTCTTTAAGCCAAGGAATAAAAAAAATTTTGGAAAAATCTTCTATACAAATAGAAACTTCTTTAGTTATTACCAATATTTTAGAAGAAAAAGAAGAAAATAATCAAAAAATATCAATTTATACAAAAAATAAAAATGATAAAAAAATCAAATTTACAGGAGATTATTGTTTACTATCAATAGGTCGAAAACCATATACTAAAAATTTAGAATTAGAAAATATAGGAATTAAAAAAGATAAAAGGGGATTTATATTAGTAAATAGATCGTTACAAAGTAACGTAAAAAATATATATGCAATTGGAGATGTTATAGGAGGAAAAATGTTAGCGCATAAAGCAGAAGAAGAAGGGTTATATGTAGTAGAACATATTGTTGGTCAAAAACCAAATAAATTAAATTATAATTTAATACCATCAATAATATATACATATCCTGAAGTAGCTAGTGTTGGTTATACAGAAAATCAAATTCAAAAAGAAAAAATAGAATATAATGTAGGAACTTGTCCTATGAAAATTTTGGGGAGGGCCCATACAAGTGGTTGTATAGAAGGTTTTTTAAAAATGATTTCTAATAAAAAAACAGATGAAATATTAGGAGTTCATATAATTGGAGATAATGCTGAAAATATAATAATGGAAGCATCTGTTGCTATGGAATTTCGTTCCTCTTCAGAGGATATATATAGAATTTGTCATCCGCATCCTACTTTTAGTGAATCTTTTAAAGAAGCAGCTTTATTATGTTTTGAAAATCGTTCTCTTCATATGTAA
- a CDS encoding 4Fe-4S binding protein, which yields MSIKITEECINCGACEPECPNHAIYEGGKKWRMSDGTTLHDKKNPHFFMNDIIENPPKKKDIYFIVSEKCTECVGFYNKPQCVIICPVQCCVPDNDNIETKEELFIKKNLLHGIN from the coding sequence ATGTCCATAAAAATTACAGAAGAATGTATTAATTGTGGGGCTTGTGAACCTGAATGCCCTAATCATGCAATTTATGAAGGAGGAAAAAAATGGAGAATGTCTGACGGAACTACTTTACATGATAAAAAAAATCCTCATTTTTTTATGAATGATATTATAGAAAACCCACCAAAAAAAAAAGATATATATTTTATTGTTTCAGAAAAATGTACAGAATGTGTTGGATTTTATAATAAACCACAATGTGTTATAATATGTCCCGTTCAATGTTGTGTTCCAGATAATGATAATATAGAAACTAAAGAAGAACTTTTTATAAAAAAAAATTTATTGCATGGTATTAATTAA
- a CDS encoding acyl-CoA reductase gives MIKTFNEIGFFLRKFKKYYKYNKNKYIPKYYKNCFLDLKKIFQKITIKNSWFREEDLLISIDQWGNSLKEEKLESWINKYSLKKKNSKTVLVIMPGNIPIVGFHDFLCVLLSGHNIIIKLSEEDNLLFPFLCKIIINKKYILKHKIKFTKNIFSEKFDYVIASGNNNTARYFEYYFSKYPLLLRKSKISIAILQGNEKKEELINLNKDILTYSGRGCRNVGKIFIPYNYDINLILEKSFIYEYVTKNSKYIDNYKYFLSIYTMNNIIFQKNHFLIFKEEHNFFSPISVVYYEFYNNLNQLKKIITNNNQYIQCIVSKNFLKKEIHFGKTQYPKLEDYADGIDTILFLN, from the coding sequence ATGATTAAAACTTTTAATGAAATTGGTTTCTTTCTAAGAAAATTTAAAAAATATTATAAATATAATAAAAATAAATATATTCCTAAATATTATAAAAATTGTTTTTTAGATTTAAAAAAAATTTTTCAAAAAATAACTATTAAAAATAGTTGGTTCAGAGAAGAAGATTTATTAATAAGTATTGATCAATGGGGAAATTCTCTCAAAGAAGAAAAATTAGAATCTTGGATTAATAAATATTCTTTAAAAAAAAAAAATTCAAAAACAGTTCTTGTTATTATGCCTGGAAATATACCAATAGTAGGATTTCATGATTTTTTATGTGTTTTATTATCAGGACATAATATTATTATTAAATTATCTGAAGAAGACAATTTATTATTTCCTTTTTTATGCAAAATTATAATAAATAAAAAATATATTTTAAAACATAAAATAAAATTTACAAAAAATATTTTTTCTGAAAAATTTGATTATGTTATAGCTAGTGGAAATAATAATACTGCACGTTATTTTGAATATTACTTTAGTAAATACCCTTTATTACTTAGAAAAAGTAAAATTTCTATTGCAATATTACAAGGAAATGAGAAAAAAGAAGAACTAATTAATCTAAATAAAGATATACTTACTTATTCTGGAAGGGGATGCAGAAATGTAGGAAAAATATTTATTCCTTATAATTATGATATTAATTTGATTTTAGAAAAATCATTTATATATGAATATGTAACAAAAAATTCTAAATATATAGATAATTATAAATATTTTCTTTCTATTTATACTATGAATAATATAATTTTTCAAAAAAATCATTTTCTTATTTTCAAAGAAGAACATAATTTTTTTAGTCCAATATCTGTTGTTTATTATGAATTTTATAATAATTTAAATCAATTAAAAAAAATTATTACAAATAATAATCAATATATACAATGTATTGTATCAAAAAATTTCTTAAAAAAAGAAATTCATTTTGGAAAAACACAATATCCAAAATTAGAAGATTATGCAGATGGAATTGATACAATTTTATTTTTAAATTAA
- the ribD gene encoding bifunctional diaminohydroxyphosphoribosylaminopyrimidine deaminase/5-amino-6-(5-phosphoribosylamino)uracil reductase RibD: protein MNHEEFFMMRAIQLAKNGFGMTSPNPMVGCVIERNGFILSEGWHYKKGMNHAEVNAIQQIKNKDLFLNSTLYVTLEPCVHFGITPPCVDLIIKNNIPRVVIGVQDPCDKVSGLGIKKLKEFGIEVIENFLKDKCRILNKRFFTFHEKNRPYVILKWAQSYDGFIDSYSINKKKTWISNIYARQLNHKWRSEEDSILVGRKTVLNDNPKLNVRKWFGKNPIRIFMDKKLRISNSYFILDGTQKTIIFTEINKKNKKNIEYVQIFFDKKIINNILNFLYKKNILSLIVEGGKKTLESFIKENIWDECRIFICDTILKNGLIAPKIGGKILKKMNLGKDKLFIKIF from the coding sequence ATGAATCATGAAGAATTTTTTATGATGAGAGCTATTCAATTAGCTAAAAATGGATTTGGAATGACATCTCCTAATCCTATGGTTGGTTGTGTTATAGAAAGAAATGGATTTATTCTTTCAGAAGGTTGGCATTATAAAAAAGGAATGAATCATGCTGAAGTAAATGCTATTCAACAAATAAAAAATAAAGATTTATTTTTAAATTCCACTCTTTATGTTACATTAGAACCATGTGTTCATTTTGGAATAACACCTCCATGTGTTGATTTAATAATTAAAAATAATATACCAAGAGTTGTAATTGGAGTACAAGATCCTTGTGATAAGGTTAGTGGATTAGGAATAAAAAAATTAAAAGAATTTGGAATAGAAGTTATAGAAAATTTTTTAAAAGATAAATGTCGTATTTTAAATAAACGTTTTTTTACTTTTCATGAAAAAAATCGTCCTTATGTTATTTTAAAATGGGCTCAAAGTTACGATGGATTTATAGATTCTTATTCTATAAATAAAAAAAAAACTTGGATTAGTAACATATATGCTAGACAATTAAATCATAAATGGAGATCTGAAGAAGATAGTATTTTAGTAGGAAGAAAAACAGTATTAAATGATAATCCAAAATTAAATGTTAGAAAATGGTTTGGTAAAAATCCTATTAGAATTTTTATGGATAAAAAATTAAGAATATCTAATTCTTATTTTATTTTAGATGGAACACAAAAAACAATTATTTTTACAGAAATAAATAAAAAAAATAAAAAAAATATAGAGTATGTTCAAATTTTTTTTGATAAAAAAATAATAAATAATATATTAAATTTTTTATATAAAAAAAACATACTATCCTTAATAGTAGAAGGAGGAAAAAAAACATTAGAAAGTTTTATAAAAGAAAACATATGGGATGAATGTAGAATTTTTATATGTGATACAATATTAAAAAATGGTTTAATAGCACCGAAAATAGGTGGTAAAATTTTAAAAAAAATGAATCTTGGAAAAGATAAACTTTTTATTAAAATTTTTTAA
- a CDS encoding shikimate dehydrogenase family protein, with protein sequence MKIKNLKFIFGLIGKNISYSFSRKFFLEKFKKESIYYTDYKIFDIPKVENVLLIFKNNLIKGCNVTTPYKISIIPFLNKIVTEAKIIGSVNVIKIDKNRHTIGYNTDVLGFELSFKMGINKLPYKKNLKALVLGTGGVSKTILFVLNKLKIPYLCISRTRKKDFLVYEEINKNLLEKYKIIINCTPLGTFPNINFCPSLPYQYVSSEHYFYDLIYNPSKTLFLKKAEEKGAFIKNGLEMLYLQAEESWKIWNSKIDES encoded by the coding sequence ATGAAAATAAAAAATTTAAAATTTATTTTTGGATTAATTGGAAAAAATATTAGTTATTCTTTTTCAAGAAAATTTTTTTTAGAAAAATTTAAAAAAGAATCTATTTATTATACAGATTATAAAATTTTTGATATACCTAAAGTAGAAAATGTATTATTAATATTTAAAAATAACCTTATAAAAGGATGTAATGTTACTACTCCTTATAAAATAAGTATTATTCCTTTTTTAAATAAAATTGTTACAGAAGCAAAAATTATAGGATCTGTTAATGTTATTAAAATTGATAAAAATAGACATACAATTGGATATAATACAGATGTTTTAGGTTTTGAATTATCCTTTAAAATGGGAATTAATAAATTACCTTATAAAAAAAACTTAAAAGCATTAGTTTTAGGGACTGGTGGAGTATCAAAAACAATTTTATTTGTTTTAAATAAATTAAAAATTCCATATTTATGTATTTCTAGAACTAGAAAAAAAGATTTTTTAGTTTATGAAGAAATAAATAAAAATTTATTAGAAAAATATAAAATTATTATTAATTGTACTCCTTTAGGAACATTTCCTAATATTAATTTTTGTCCTTCTTTACCTTATCAATATGTTTCTTCAGAACATTATTTTTATGATTTAATTTATAATCCAAGTAAAACTTTATTTTTAAAAAAAGCCGAGGAAAAAGGAGCTTTTATTAAAAATGGATTAGAAATGTTATATCTTCAAGCGGAAGAATCTTGGAAAATATGGAATTCAAAAATTGATGAATCATGA
- the rpsU gene encoding 30S ribosomal protein S21, with protein MVLITTVREGEAIDKALKKCKKKFDKTRILKEFREKQQYIKPSEGRRNEILRAIYRERMKLKKEE; from the coding sequence ATGGTTTTAATTACTACAGTTAGAGAAGGAGAAGCTATTGATAAGGCTTTAAAAAAATGTAAAAAAAAATTTGATAAAACTCGTATTTTAAAAGAATTTAGAGAAAAACAACAATATATAAAACCTTCTGAAGGAAGAAGAAATGAAATATTAAGAGCAATATATAGAGAACGTATGAAACTTAAAAAAGAAGAATAA
- the recG gene encoding ATP-dependent DNA helicase RecG, producing MSCNIFQKSIEHLKGLSLKKAYLFNNELNLYTYEDLLFFYPKGYIHLYTLKNISELSNNNNNNFVQILGNITDLKEINYKKGTIWIARLEDKTGFIELVWFQKNNILKNIKKNTKIIVFGKIQFFQKKIQIIHPNIQFSEKKYSIYPVYSIPYHLKKQGINNFFMINLLKNLIEESKNYIEKFFFQKYIKKKLMSRKNALIQIHFPESLENLFQAKYSLKFEELFLLKLFFLSKKKVIYSKPFPKIGKNFHNFYKHFLPFTLTEEQKKVLKEIWNDLKKPIQMNRLLQGEVGSGKTIIAILSMLIALDNGFQSCLMAPTEVLAIQHYSSIKEMLSKIGIKIALLTSSTSDSIRKCLYNETLTGKISILIGTHSLIQEKVQFKNLGLAIIDEEQRFGVEQRDKIWKKENKFPHILIMTATPIPRTLAKIIYHDLNISIIKKLPLGRKPIKTIHFWNKNREKAFEIVKNQIIKGRQIYIIYPTINTSLKKKNMNLMKGYQEIQEKFQKIKNKIGILHGKMNFQEKNMQMNKFLRGETQILIATTVIEVGVNVPNASVILIENADFFGLSQLHQLRGRVGRGIHQSYCILITNPKISIEGFLRIKKMCKTNEGLEIAKEDLKLRGEGNLIGTKQSGKNYFRIVNLIKDYKLIKDVFPIATNFFRKNPDFFQKRKNIFHKIIRNKIGICF from the coding sequence ATGTCCTGCAATATTTTTCAAAAATCTATAGAACATTTAAAAGGATTAAGTTTAAAAAAAGCTTATTTATTTAATAATGAATTAAATCTTTATACATACGAAGATTTGTTATTTTTTTATCCTAAAGGATATATACATTTATATACATTAAAAAATATATCAGAATTATCAAATAATAATAATAATAATTTTGTACAAATATTAGGAAATATAACGGATTTAAAAGAAATAAATTACAAAAAAGGAACAATATGGATTGCTCGTTTAGAAGATAAAACAGGTTTTATCGAATTAGTATGGTTTCAAAAAAATAATATATTAAAAAATATAAAAAAAAATACAAAAATAATAGTTTTTGGAAAAATTCAATTTTTTCAAAAAAAAATTCAAATTATTCATCCAAATATACAATTTTCAGAAAAAAAATATTCTATATATCCAGTTTATTCTATCCCTTATCATTTAAAAAAACAAGGAATTAATAATTTTTTTATGATTAATTTATTAAAAAACTTAATAGAAGAATCGAAAAATTATATAGAAAAATTTTTTTTTCAAAAATATATTAAAAAAAAATTAATGTCCAGAAAAAATGCTTTAATTCAAATTCATTTTCCAGAATCTTTAGAAAACTTATTTCAAGCGAAATATTCTTTAAAATTTGAAGAATTATTTTTATTAAAATTATTTTTTTTATCAAAAAAAAAAGTAATATATAGCAAACCATTTCCAAAAATAGGAAAAAATTTCCATAATTTTTATAAACATTTTTTACCTTTTACTTTAACAGAAGAACAAAAAAAAGTACTTAAAGAAATATGGAATGATTTAAAAAAACCTATTCAAATGAATAGATTATTACAGGGTGAAGTAGGTAGTGGTAAAACTATAATAGCTATATTATCAATGTTAATTGCTTTAGATAATGGATTTCAATCTTGTTTAATGGCTCCTACTGAAGTTCTAGCTATACAACATTATTCTTCTATCAAAGAAATGCTTTCAAAAATTGGAATTAAAATAGCTTTATTAACAAGTTCTACATCTGATTCTATACGAAAATGTCTTTATAATGAAACATTAACAGGAAAAATTTCAATTTTAATAGGAACTCATTCTCTAATTCAAGAAAAAGTTCAATTTAAAAATTTAGGATTAGCAATTATAGATGAAGAACAAAGATTTGGAGTAGAACAAAGAGATAAAATTTGGAAAAAAGAAAATAAGTTTCCTCATATTTTAATTATGACAGCTACACCTATTCCTAGAACATTAGCCAAGATTATTTATCATGATTTAAATATTTCCATTATTAAAAAATTGCCTTTAGGAAGAAAACCTATTAAAACTATTCATTTTTGGAATAAAAATAGAGAAAAAGCTTTTGAAATAGTAAAAAATCAAATTATAAAAGGAAGACAAATATATATTATATATCCTACTATAAATACTTCTTTAAAAAAAAAAAATATGAATTTAATGAAAGGATATCAAGAAATTCAAGAAAAATTTCAAAAAATAAAAAATAAAATTGGAATTTTACATGGAAAAATGAATTTTCAAGAAAAAAACATGCAAATGAACAAATTTTTACGTGGAGAAACTCAAATTTTAATAGCAACTACAGTTATAGAAGTAGGAGTGAATGTTCCAAACGCATCAGTTATTTTAATAGAAAATGCAGATTTTTTTGGATTATCTCAATTACATCAATTAAGAGGAAGAGTAGGAAGAGGTATACATCAAAGTTATTGTATACTTATTACTAATCCAAAAATAAGTATAGAAGGTTTTTTACGAATAAAAAAAATGTGTAAAACAAATGAAGGATTAGAAATTGCAAAAGAAGATTTAAAATTACGTGGAGAAGGAAATTTAATAGGGACGAAACAAAGCGGTAAAAATTATTTTCGTATTGTAAATCTTATAAAAGATTATAAATTAATCAAAGATGTTTTTCCAATTGCTACAAATTTTTTTCGAAAAAATCCTGATTTTTTTCAAAAAAGAAAAAATATTTTTCATAAAATCATAAGAAATAAAATTGGTATATGCTTTTGA
- a CDS encoding ATP-dependent helicase produces MLLNSSQKKIIETINGPILVIAGAGSGKTRVITYRIVHMIQNIGINPSNILALTFTKKAAKEMKNRISNMIDKKNLEQITLGTFHSIFSLLLRKESHWLGYKSNYTIYDQKDSENVIKKILEDVNLDISLTPKEIRRIISEYKNNLYIINNKSNKKLECLSKIYKFYIKRCLQSEALDFDDILLHTNHLFYKFPNILKKYQNKFQYILIDEYQDTNLSQNRIIKNLAFKHKNLFVVGDDAQSIYAFRGANISNILNFHIDYKNAKIFRLEQNYRSTHHIVQASNNIISFNKNQILKKIWTNNEKGEKVKIYCAFSEKEEAQYIASSILSIKKKTKYHYDNFAILYRANMQSNIIEYALKEKNIPYEIYGSISFEKKKEIRDFLAYLKIISNSNDEESLLRILKKENKKTIKIILELSKKTKISVYKIIKYIENYQYLLNINIKIKNKLKKLIFVIEKLRLKIKQKDAWIIAKDIVDFLLEKDPKNYKNEDFQSILDNIFYYVNEQKKLQKNGDTSLSGFLQYFYLESNINHDKDEKNKVSLMTIHLSKGLEFSIVFIAGLEENLFPSKSSFNNQLKLEEERRLFYVALTRAQKKAILTYTKYRFLWGERKKNIPSRFIYELDKNFIDIENKNSTSFFIEKLEKKEINFIKNNNNYQKKNFQIGVKVFHKNFGIGTIVDLQNENKIALIKFIKSGKKRILLKLEKLVIYS; encoded by the coding sequence ATGCTTTTGAATAGTTCTCAAAAAAAAATTATAGAAACTATCAATGGACCTATTCTTGTTATCGCTGGAGCAGGATCTGGAAAAACTCGTGTTATTACATATCGTATTGTTCATATGATTCAAAATATAGGAATTAATCCTTCTAATATTTTAGCTTTAACTTTTACTAAAAAAGCAGCTAAAGAAATGAAGAATAGAATTTCTAATATGATAGATAAAAAAAATCTTGAACAGATTACATTAGGAACTTTTCATTCTATATTTTCTCTTCTTTTAAGAAAAGAATCTCATTGGTTAGGATATAAATCAAATTATACAATTTATGATCAAAAAGATTCAGAAAATGTAATAAAAAAAATATTAGAGGATGTTAATTTAGATATTTCCTTAACTCCTAAAGAAATAAGAAGAATAATATCTGAATATAAAAACAACTTATATATAATAAATAATAAAAGTAATAAAAAATTAGAATGTTTATCTAAAATATATAAATTTTATATTAAACGATGTTTACAATCAGAAGCATTAGATTTTGATGATATTTTGTTACATACTAATCATTTATTTTATAAATTTCCAAATATTCTAAAAAAATATCAAAATAAATTTCAATATATATTAATTGACGAATATCAAGACACTAATTTATCTCAAAATAGAATTATAAAAAATTTAGCTTTTAAACATAAAAATCTTTTTGTTGTAGGAGATGATGCTCAAAGTATTTATGCTTTTCGGGGGGCAAATATTTCTAATATTTTAAATTTTCATATTGATTATAAAAATGCTAAAATTTTTCGTCTTGAACAAAATTATCGTTCTACTCATCATATAGTTCAAGCTTCTAATAATATTATTTCTTTTAATAAAAATCAAATTTTAAAAAAAATATGGACAAATAATGAAAAAGGAGAAAAAGTTAAAATATATTGTGCTTTTTCTGAAAAAGAAGAAGCACAATATATTGCTTCTTCTATTCTTTCAATCAAAAAAAAAACAAAATATCATTATGATAATTTTGCTATTCTTTATAGAGCAAATATGCAATCTAACATTATAGAATATGCATTAAAAGAAAAAAATATACCTTATGAAATTTATGGATCTATTTCTTTTGAAAAGAAAAAAGAAATAAGAGATTTTTTAGCCTATTTAAAAATTATTTCTAATTCAAATGATGAAGAATCTTTATTACGTATTCTAAAAAAAGAAAATAAAAAAACTATTAAAATTATATTAGAATTATCTAAAAAAACAAAAATTTCAGTTTATAAAATAATAAAATATATAGAAAATTATCAATATTTATTAAATATAAATATAAAAATAAAAAATAAACTTAAAAAATTAATTTTTGTAATAGAAAAATTACGTTTAAAAATAAAACAAAAAGATGCATGGATAATAGCAAAAGATATTGTAGATTTTTTATTAGAAAAAGATCCAAAAAATTATAAAAATGAAGATTTTCAATCTATACTTGATAATATATTTTATTATGTAAATGAACAAAAAAAATTACAAAAGAATGGAGATACTAGTTTATCAGGATTTTTACAATATTTTTATTTAGAAAGTAATATAAATCATGATAAAGATGAAAAAAATAAGGTTTCATTAATGACTATTCATTTATCAAAAGGATTAGAATTTTCTATTGTTTTTATTGCAGGATTAGAAGAAAATTTATTTCCTTCTAAATCCAGTTTTAATAATCAATTAAAATTAGAAGAAGAACGTCGTTTATTTTATGTAGCCTTAACTAGGGCTCAAAAAAAGGCCATATTAACTTATACAAAATATAGATTTTTATGGGGAGAAAGAAAAAAAAATATTCCTAGTCGTTTTATTTATGAATTGGATAAAAATTTTATTGATATAGAAAATAAAAATTCAACATCTTTTTTTATAGAAAAATTAGAAAAAAAAGAAATAAATTTTATAAAAAATAATAATAATTATCAAAAAAAAAATTTTCAAATAGGAGTGAAAGTTTTTCATAAAAATTTTGGAATAGGTACAATTGTAGATTTACAAAATGAAAATAAAATAGCTTTAATTAAATTTATAAAATCAGGAAAAAAAAGAATACTACTGAAATTAGAAAAACTGGTTATTTATTCATAA